In Bosea sp. PAMC 26642, the DNA window GTCCCCTAACCGATTATTGGCCTGCCGTGTCCTTCACGAAACGATCCGTGGGCATAGAGCTCAGTAATCGCTTCCAGCCAGGTCGGGATGTGCTCATCTACGTCGGGACGACGAGCGAGAACACGCACGATCCTGCGCACCGCGCCCGTTTGCTATCGGCTGTGGTGCCCGAGCCAAACCGCATCCATGAGACGAAACGAATCATCCCGCCAGATAGTTGGTCGGCGTCTCTTGAGGAGTACGGCGACCGCTGGCCACATTCGCTCGCCATCGTGGATGCGGCGAACTTCGTCAGTTCGCCATTGCCATACGCTCGGCAGGTGATCCCCCACGCATACGCGTCATTCGCGGAAACTAGGAACCGAGGCAGATTCGTAGAGGCATTCGAGACCGAGCGCGAAGCCGTCATGACGCTCGAAATTGAACCGATCCGACTTAACCTCGCGGCAGATGTCGTGGCCTATCTCGAAATGCGAGCCAGCGCGAGCGTGAAGCTTCCTGCATCCGTGAAGCAGGAAGTCTACCGCATGACGATGCTGATCATCGAGCGCGTCAAGAAGGGCGGCGAGTTGTCCGTGCGGATCAATCCGCAGCGCACAGCTCCAAATTTCTCGGATCTTTCGGCCCTCATCACGAAGCTCTGGCAGGAGAGCCAGGGGGGAAGTTGCGCATTGTGCGGAGCTGCCCTCCTGGCGAGCACGACAAACCGGATGTTGCAACCATCCGCTGATCGGATCGATAGCGCGAACGGTTCATATGGCGAAGACAATGTTCAGATCACACACCTCGCGTGCAACTTGGCCAAGAATGCCTACGGTATCGACCATTTCGAGGAATGGATTGCGGCTTTGCGGGGAGTGGACTTGACCGCCGACCGATAACCAATGAGCGGGTGAAATGATCTCCTGCATTCCTGCCATCGATCAATTTAGTGCATCGCACTGGAGGCCCTTGCGATCTTTGCCGATCTGGAACGGTTGAACCCATTGGCGTTCTCGCCAAAGATCGGCGAATTAAGAATCGGCAGGGGTGGGGCGCGGCGTGTTGACAGAAGACGAGAAGGCCGAAGTCGCCACGCTGGTGGCGGCGGGGAAGCCGCTGCCTGACAAATACCGCTGGAAGCTCTTCGCACAATCGCGCGAGACGGAGCTGATCTGGCCCGGCAAGACCTCGGAAGTCGCCAACGTGGTGCTGCCGTTCCAGACAATCGAACAGATCGACGAGCCGCGCGCAGAAAGCGCCGGCCCCGTAGGCGACCTGTTCCAGCTTGGCGCAGGCGGACGGCAGAGCGGCGGCTGGAGCAACAAGCTGATTTGGGGCGACAACAAGCTAGTGCTGTCGTCGCTGAAGAATGGTCCGCTGCGGAAACAGATTGAAAACGCTGGTGGACTGAAGCTGGTTTATATCGATCCGCCCTTTGACATATGAGCTGATTTCTCAGTGCAGGTTGACGTCGGCGACGGCGACAGCCTCTCAAAAGAACCAAGTGTCATCGAAGATGTCGCATATCGGGACACGTGGGGTCGCGGCGTTGATTCCTATATAGCTATGATTTATGAACGCATTAATTTAATTAAAGAATTGATGGCGAATGACGGGAGCTTGTATGTTCATATTGGTCCTCAAATAAATCATTTTGTAAGGAATATTTTGGACGAAATTTTCACTCAGAAAAATTGTCGACGTGAGATTATCTGGAAACGCGTATCTTCTCGCAGTCATGGAAATTACTATCCGGCGACCCACGACTGTATTTTGTTTTACTCCAATTCAGACGATGTAATCTGGAATCAACTTTTTGAGCCTCTGAGCGACGAATATATAGCAAATAAATATAGATTCAGTGATTCTGATGGTCGCAAATATAGGAAAGATAACTGTTTAAATCAAAATAGAAATCGACCAAATCTTACATATGAATGGAATGGAAATACTAGAACGTGGCGATGGACAAAAGAGAATATGCAAATCTTGCATAATTCAGGGAGATTGAATTTATACAAGCTCAGGAATTCCTGAGTATAAGCGATATTTAGATGAGTCAGAGGGTGTTGCCTTGCAGTCCGTTTGGACTGATATTCGCCCGATAAATTCACAGGCGTCTGAAGATACAGCGTATTCAACGCAAAAGCCGGAAAGCCTTGCGGAGCGAATTTTAAAAGCATCATCTAATCCCGGCGACCTTGTCGCTGATTTCTTCTGCGGATCTGGCACAACTCTCGCCGTTGCGGAAAAACTTGGCCGCAAATGGATCGGCTGCGATCTGGGCCGTTTCGCCATCCATACCTCGCGCAAGCGGCTGATCGGCGTTCAGCGGGAACTGAAGGCGCAGGGCAAGCCCTACCGGTCCTTCGACATCCTCAACCTCGGCAAATATGAGCGCCAGTTCTTCGCCGGCATCGATCCGACGTTGCCGGAGGCGGAGCGCCGGGCGCAATCGGCCCACAAGGAGGAAGATTACCTCGCGCTGATCCTCTCGGCCTACAAGGCGCAGCGCCTCGCGCAATCGCCGCCGTTCCACGGCGCGAGGGGCAGCACGTTGGTGCATGTCGGCCCCGTGGATGCGCCGATCACGCGCGCCGCCGTCAATGAGGCAGTGGAGGCGGCCGTCAAGCTGGGGGCGACCGCCGTCGATTGCATCGGCTTCGAATTCGAGATGGGGCTGATCCCGCAGGCGACGGAGGACGCCGCCGCAAGGGGCGTGCGTCTCGCGCTGCGCTATATTCCCAAGGACGTGTTCGACAAGCGTGCCGTGGCCAAGGGGCAGGTCGTCTTCTACGACGTGGCCTATCTCGAAGTGGCTCCGAAGGTGAAGGGGCTGGAAGCGACCGTAACGCTGGCCGATTTCGGCGTATCCTATCGCCAGGACGACGCCGACGCGCTGACTGGCGAACTCAAGCCCGGCGGCTCCAAGGTAACGGTTGATCAGGGCCAGGTCGTCAAGATCGCCAAGGCGAAGGACGGAACCGTCTCGCGCGAGGTGCTGACGAAGCAATGGACGGACTGGATCGACTACTGGTCCGTCGATTTCGACTACCACGCCAAGAAAGAGGTCATCACCGTCACGCTACCGGACGCATCGGGCCGGATGGTGGACCGGCCGCAATGGACGGGCGGCCACATTTTCGAGAACGAGTGGCAGAGCTTCCGCACGCGCCGCGACCGCAAGCTGGAGCTGACATCAGCCCCGCACACCTATCCGGCGAAAGGGCGATACGCCATCGCCGTGAAGGTGATCGACATCTTCGGCAACGACACGACCAAGGTGGTGGAGGTAGTGGTCTAATGCCGGTGCATCCCGACTTTCCCAAGGATCCGTTCGCGATCATCGATCCGGATCATCGCTGGTATCCCGGCGAGGCAATGCTCGGAAACGCCGGCCTTCAGAACCTCTTGCCGCCGCTGGTGGATTCTATCCGCCGCAAGGTGACGGACTGGCGATTGAGCGGCTA includes these proteins:
- a CDS encoding DNA methyltransferase; this encodes MANDGSLYVHIGPQINHFVRNILDEIFTQKNCRREIIWKRVSSRSHGNYYPATHDCILFYSNSDDVIWNQLFEPLSDEYIANKYRFSDSDGRKYRKDNCLNQNRNRPNLTYEWNGNTRTWRWTKENMQILHNSGRLNLYKLRNS
- a CDS encoding DNA methyltransferase, producing the protein MQSVWTDIRPINSQASEDTAYSTQKPESLAERILKASSNPGDLVADFFCGSGTTLAVAEKLGRKWIGCDLGRFAIHTSRKRLIGVQRELKAQGKPYRSFDILNLGKYERQFFAGIDPTLPEAERRAQSAHKEEDYLALILSAYKAQRLAQSPPFHGARGSTLVHVGPVDAPITRAAVNEAVEAAVKLGATAVDCIGFEFEMGLIPQATEDAAARGVRLALRYIPKDVFDKRAVAKGQVVFYDVAYLEVAPKVKGLEATVTLADFGVSYRQDDADALTGELKPGGSKVTVDQGQVVKIAKAKDGTVSREVLTKQWTDWIDYWSVDFDYHAKKEVITVTLPDASGRMVDRPQWTGGHIFENEWQSFRTRRDRKLELTSAPHTYPAKGRYAIAVKVIDIFGNDTTKVVEVVV